CCGGGACCAAGCGAGGCCGCCGGCAGCCTGGCGTCTGCCCTGCGCGAGCGCTTCGTCCTGGGGCTCTCTGCCCAGGGCTTCCACAAGGTCGCCTACGGCGAGTGGGGCGACCCGGAACGGCCCGAGACACTGCTCTGCGTCCACGGCCTGACCCGCAATCGCCACGACTTCGACCTGCTCTGCCGGGCGCTCTCGGCGGAGTTCCGCATCGCCTGTCCGGACGTCGTCGGGCGCGGCGGCAGCGACTGGCTGCGGGATCCCGCCGGCTACGGCTATCCACAGTACCTCTCGGACATGACCGCTCTGATCGCGCGCCTGGGCGCCGAGCGCCTCGACTGGCTGGGCACCTCGATGGGCGGCCTGATCGGCATGATGCTGGCGGCCCAGCCGGGCACGCCGATCCGGCGGCTGATCGTCAACGATGTCGGCCCCTTCATTCCCAAGGCGGCGCTGGAGCGCATCGCCGGCTACGTCGGCCGGGACCCGCGCTTCCCCGACCTGGCGGCGGCCGAGGCCTACTTCCGCGAGGTCCACGCGCCCTTCGGCCGGCTGAGCGA
The sequence above is a segment of the Kiloniellales bacterium genome. Coding sequences within it:
- a CDS encoding alpha/beta hydrolase — translated: MIPPGPSEAAGSLASALRERFVLGLSAQGFHKVAYGEWGDPERPETLLCVHGLTRNRHDFDLLCRALSAEFRIACPDVVGRGGSDWLRDPAGYGYPQYLSDMTALIARLGAERLDWLGTSMGGLIGMMLAAQPGTPIRRLIVNDVGPFIPKAALERIAGYVGRDPRFPDLAAAEAYFREVHAPFGRLSDAQWQHLTRHGVSEDSGDEAGRGFRLRYDPGIARPFAEAPPEDVDLWGLWERIACPVLVLRGAESDLLTAEVAREMTRRGAQATLVEFPDCGHAPALMDEDQIAVVRDWLRHGA